In Paenibacillus sp. G2S3, a single window of DNA contains:
- a CDS encoding DUF58 domain-containing protein translates to MGRIDSNKFLSWEQVYDQRMGVPLSSTSLINQQKKDAGSVKSFSYPRSRSALIEWLRMLTVAGIIGALYVWRGGASLLFLLIVVGVIMLGGLMLQLSGPRTIKLVRTITPARPMAGNTLHVKVELSFSSRLPLPWMTIADYWGDSYHQKLLFPGFKRSFSYTYTIENLSRGHHHLLGCRVTWGDFPGWFTGRSEPDGGQSFKVLPAPLYFGGTVPDSGFMTGDTLYSRRGRSISDEALQSREYEPGDPLSRIHWKNSARTGALQSKVPEREKARMTCIVLANDPLSYEVPTDALKPRGSRDDSPPAFEKAVSTAMGLLLAAERSGAYVQLFSGGWPEGMARHEGLGKIPGRVLDILTEISLDGTRNLSLLLDDASRGWIPGMTVAIITGRLEEESAKVIAKFLMQGVKVELYYAWDQSAPKPGEAPQPGRGTVGDSLARLGARMFCLDDALPAFRFREVEFHESSGKPTLR, encoded by the coding sequence ATGGGAAGAATAGATAGTAATAAGTTCCTGAGCTGGGAACAAGTCTATGACCAAAGGATGGGTGTCCCATTGTCCTCTACATCACTAATTAATCAACAGAAGAAAGATGCCGGAAGTGTCAAAAGCTTCTCTTATCCGCGTAGCCGAAGTGCTCTGATTGAATGGTTAAGGATGCTGACTGTGGCTGGAATTATAGGTGCTTTATATGTTTGGCGAGGGGGCGCATCTTTGCTGTTTCTCCTGATTGTTGTTGGAGTTATTATGCTTGGTGGACTTATGCTTCAGCTCTCTGGTCCGAGGACGATTAAGCTCGTTCGTACGATTACTCCTGCGAGGCCGATGGCTGGAAATACACTTCATGTGAAGGTAGAGCTGAGCTTCTCTTCTAGGTTGCCTCTCCCTTGGATGACCATTGCCGATTACTGGGGCGATAGCTATCATCAGAAGCTGCTATTTCCTGGATTCAAACGTTCTTTTTCATACACATACACGATTGAGAATTTATCTCGCGGCCATCATCATCTGCTGGGCTGTAGAGTAACTTGGGGAGATTTTCCGGGTTGGTTCACGGGAAGATCTGAACCGGATGGAGGACAGAGTTTTAAGGTGCTGCCAGCTCCTTTATACTTTGGTGGAACTGTACCAGATAGCGGTTTTATGACGGGAGACACCTTATATTCTAGACGCGGAAGAAGCATCAGTGATGAGGCCTTGCAATCCAGGGAATATGAGCCAGGAGATCCACTTAGTCGAATTCATTGGAAGAATAGTGCACGAACGGGAGCGCTGCAGAGTAAAGTTCCAGAGCGGGAAAAGGCAAGAATGACCTGTATCGTGTTGGCTAATGACCCGCTCAGCTACGAGGTTCCTACAGATGCGCTTAAACCTCGTGGAAGCCGAGACGATTCGCCTCCAGCATTTGAGAAAGCGGTGTCGACAGCGATGGGACTGCTGCTCGCCGCTGAGCGTTCAGGTGCTTATGTTCAGTTGTTCAGCGGTGGTTGGCCAGAAGGTATGGCTAGACATGAAGGGCTGGGCAAAATCCCAGGGAGAGTGTTGGATATTCTTACTGAAATTTCCCTTGATGGCACTAGAAACCTGTCGCTGCTGCTTGATGATGCTTCCCGAGGCTGGATTCCGGGGATGACAGTAGCCATTATTACGGGACGATTAGAAGAGGAATCTGCCAAGGTCATTGCCAAGTTCTTGATGCAAGGTGTGAAGGTGGAGCTTTATTATGCCTGGGACCAATCAGCACCGAAGCCAGGGGAGGCTCCTCAGCCTGGAAGGGGAACTGTCGGAGACAGTTTAGCTCGTCTCGGAGCACGAATGTTTTGTCTGGATGATGCACTGCCAGCATTCAGATTCAGGGAGGTAGAGTTCCATGAATCATCCGGAAAACCAACGCTACGGTAA